TGACAGACAGAATATGCCAGATGGGTAGGTACTAAAAGCCGGATTTAGGCACTTACTCACTCACAAACGCAAactttcaagaaagaatgaCGAAATGACGAATTGACCAAAAATTTCCTTCGAACTGGCTAGCGACGGGGCAATGCTACAAGGAAAGAAATTAAGGAACCAATGAAGAACCACGCAGGCTGTATTCCAATTCCTAAAACGATCAATAAAACGCCTTTTTCCAAGCTTTACaaaacagagaaagaaaggaaggaaaaaaaaaagagccCAGGCCAACAAGCGATGAACGTGATATGTATGAGTCAGTTAAAACAAATGACCGATGATCGTCACTTgttaaaaaagaaatccCAAAAAATTTATTCCGGCACAGGCAAGTTTGAGCTATATTCCGGAAAAACGGCGAGGCGCAAACAGGGTAAATAGGCGTGGACGAAAAAAATACGTCAAAaatgtttttttccctttaaCAAACGAATATATCTTCGAAATTGATGACCTTTGGTTATACCGAATGATCAGTCAGtcaaaccaaagaaaaaagtgaaaaaaaaaaaaaaaaattgaaaactaGCTGCGAAAGCTCGtgatattttattctgttTTTGGATCAGGTAAGGGTAACGATTTGTTACACTGGTGAGATGGGATGAGATGAGGTTCGAATCCCGATCGGCGCTGTAATCCAATTTAATTTCCCGAAAGCGAACGAGAAAACTGCAATgagcgaaaaaaaaaaatttcccgaaaaaaaaaaactaaaaccTGCACTACAAATAGTCACAGGCGATGTGTATCCTTGAGTCTAAGGGACCTTCTTGTATGGTGTTGTGGAATTGTCAAAGATACATCGTATATGCTATGCTTAGGGAGGATGAACTGTAAACTAGCACTAATAGAGATATCCTATATATACTTTCTTGAAGCTGATGTAGAAAACAGCATCTTTGTCGAGGTACGCGATGTGTAATCTATCGATGCCGAATATGACAACTCGAGGCGCACATTAATCTCCACCCTCGCtaaggccaaggccaaaGCCAGGGCTAAAACCAAGGCTTTCTTTCCCTCTGTCTATCTGTATATCTCTGGGGGGCTCTATCGTTTTGGACGACAATTGAATGGCAAGATGGGTCAGTATGTATGCtgttgtgttgttgttttttgatTACCGGACGGTGATCAACTTCCACTTTAGCGCGTTCCCCTTTTAAGCGTCTGGAGCCAGCCAGCACAGGAAGCTCGTAGCGACGACGACGCCACACATACGATGCTgagggaaaaaagagatgTTGGAATGCCGCGGGAACTATATGTTCCGTCCGGGTAACCTTTGAATGGAAGATAcggaaaaaatatcatatttttttaattagTTTTAGGTCATGTGATTTTTTCCATTGTCCGTTCGAACCTCAGAATCTccatttttcctttttttttttttttttcatgttttcAGCTTTTCggcttttcttttcgcCCCACAGCACAGTTGTGCGCATCAATCACATCTAGCACCTGGCATCGCAGCTTAAAGTTTATAACAGCAAATAAATGGATGGCACACACAATGGATGCAAGGTAAAAAGAGGTAAGACATACACTAGTATTAGGTTTTTGCCCAGAGGGACCAGGGATAAAGATGGTTCAAAGCCTTTATGAAGTTTTGGAGATAGAGACGGGTGCTAGCGAGGTGGAGATCCGGAAGGCGTACAGGAAACTGGCATTGAAATATCATCCAGACAAAATTGTGGATGAAGACGAGAGAGAGGAGAGTGAGGCCAAGTTCAAGGAAATTACGGCAGCATATGAGATTCTCAGCGATCCTGAATTGAGGGAGAAGTATGATACGTATGGAGATGCGGGATTCGGGGCCGGTGGTCCAGAAGAGGATTATGAATTCGATGACTTTATGAATTTCTTTCAGCAGTACCAGAGGCAACAGGGCCAAGGCCAGGGCTATGGTGCGGGCTTTGGAGGCGGTAGTTTTGGACAGCCAGAGGCTGAGAGTATGAGGACGCCTGACTCGAGGATCAATTACAAGATGACGACGAAACAGCTCTATATGGGGAAGACGGTGACGTTCcagttgaaaagaaagtgtCTTTGTGCGCACTGCGGTGGCACAGGGTTGCGCAAGAAGCATTTCCAAAAGCCCGAGATATATTGTACGTCGTGTAATGCACAAGGGTTCAAGGAGCGTATCACTCGTCTTGCTGGTGGATACATGGTGAAGGAACGTGTTGTATGCGATACATGTAAAGGTAAGGGAAAATACAGAAAGAAGTCATCTTCGGATGGATGTAAGCATTGTGCCGGAAAGGGTCTTGTAGTTGAAGAGAAACCCCAGACGGTTTATATTTCGAGGGGATCGCGCCACGGAGATGAGTTCAGGCTGCCCCAGATGGCTGATATGGAGTACGGGAAGGAAACTGGTGACGTTGTGGTTGTAATAGAGGAAGATTCGTCGGGTTCCCATCAGTTGGAAAGAAAGGGCAACGACTTACATTGTACTTTGAACATATCACTAGTAGATGCTTTGACTGGCTTTTCTACTACTGTGTGTGAGACCTTTGATAATAGAAGATTACATTTGACCATACCACCGGGGAAAGTTGTGAGACCCGGAAATTACTTTAAGTTTGAAGGCGAAGGCTGGCCTATTTCGAACGGCGCTAGCTTTGGCGACATGTACGTGAAAATAAACATCGAGTTCCCCAAGGACAACTGGTTCAACGAAAAATCAGAAATAACTGCTTTGAGAAACATTTTGCCTGGGCTAAAGTCAAAAGAATCTAAGCAGCCTGATCCCTTAAACACAGAAGAGGTTTTCAAATACTCGATTTTGCAGTCTCATGATGAATTACCTGATTACCTAGcacaagaaagagaaaaattcaacaaacAGCAGCAAGAAGAGCAACGCCAGAGTGCATTTGATAATGATTACACACAGATGCCTTCGGAATGTGCTACGCAATGAATGACCTACAGAAGTGAATCGGGACAGAAATGAAGTAATATAAAGAattaaaactaaaaaaaattgaaacgAATCACAAACATTTTTCACACCTTATgttcattatttttctATCCGTATATGCCATTATGCGTTTCGAGAAGAGAAGATATAGGGATAGTTGCATCTTAAcaaataatttttttcatgtaTATAGTATGGATGTGGTAGAAATACACGTATTTGCATTTGATTCTAATCTAATCTAATAGAGAGTTTAGCTCACTTATATTCAATCCGTTTCCCTTGTACTCTTCGCCGAGATCTATAGTGATACTCTCGTTATCGGACGCCAGTTCCATCGTAGTACTACTATGTTGATTATGATAATCACCGCTATGCTTGTATGGGGATATTATGTCATCTTTGGGTGATTCTATACTTAGAAGTTGTGGTTCAGTGCCTAAATCGTTATCATTATTGTATTCATCTTTGTCAAAGTGTAATGGATCCACCTGGAATGGAGATTTGTGATTCTTGAGTTTTTCTATTGACTCCTGGTCAAAAGGTTCATACCCATTGGGTACGTGCGGTAGCTCTTCCTGTCTTTTAGGTGCATATTCAATCTGTAGTTCgtcctctttttcttttatgaGAGCTTTGAGCCCACTGCCAAATCCTAATCCCAATCCAGTTTTGTTTCCCGTAGAAAACAATGGTAGATCTTCTTCgtcgttttcttcttcttcttcttcttcgctTCTCTCATTCAGTTCTGTATCCTTCAGAACCAAAGACTTGGTTCTGGGCATAAAGCTATTCATCCCTAACACGCTTCCATATTTCTTCAGCTTATTCTCTGGCATATTTTTGACCAGATTGCTGGCTGGCCTTTTTAGCGTATGATCTACATGACTACCCACTGCGTTGTTTTTCACACTCAGCATGGATTGAGTTCTATTATTATCCTTACTTGCCAATGGTCTCCTATTCCCACGAATCATAGAATCACTGCGTTTGACTTGGTTTAAAGGTGTCCTAAGCCCTGATGTATTATCGTACTCCTGGACGGagatttcattttcctttccttcGTTACCCATAGCCAAAACTGATCCTCTTTGCTCGTTTCTACCCTAAAACAAAAGCCTATCTTAAATATCAGCTTGTCTAAATCGTGTTGATGTTTTGGAACGTTTACAAATATCCTTGTCTCTCTTTTCCAGTTTTTAATTCTCGTGTTTGTAATCTATCGTGCTAATCGTTTCTTGTTTAtttgtgttgttgttttcaatatcatacaccattttttttttttttttcgcaTACTCATGACGGATTGTATGTGGTGTACGAAATTACCTCTTGCTTCTACAAACGCTAACATTCacatctcatcgcatcgtGACAGAAACTAAATAatcattcttcaaagacTGAAGACAGCTGGAGTGTAAGTACGGTATTGTGTGTTTTGCTGCATTTGCCGTCTCCATCCAACCAAGGGtgttttttcaatatagCTTTCGCTCTTTCCCTGCCAGTGATTTCGTTAGCCTTTTGGTATCAGATTGCTTcaccaaaaagaataataagCTCAGCATCAAACCGTACATATTAAGGTAACTGTTGATCGGTCGAGTTTTGTTTGATATATTAAacacttctttttgaagtcaCTATGTCAAGGGCCCAATTAAGGCGAGTTGCAAAACTCTACGAAAGCTTGCATCCTATTACCAAAGATGCTCTTGCTAGCATCACATCAAATCCTACTTATGCGCAAAGGATAACGTTGGGcaaacttcaacaattcaatgAAACACCTACGAGAAAGACATTGGAAAGGCTGGTGTATTCTGTACATTTTCATATGT
This genomic interval from Kluyveromyces marxianus DMKU3-1042 DNA, complete genome, chromosome 4 contains the following:
- the XDJ1 gene encoding Xdj1p is translated as MVQSLYEVLEIETGASEVEIRKAYRKLALKYHPDKIVDEDEREESEAKFKEITAAYEILSDPELREKYDTYGDAGFGAGGPEEDYEFDDFMNFFQQYQRQQGQGQGYGAGFGGGSFGQPEAESMRTPDSRINYKMTTKQLYMGKTVTFQLKRKCLCAHCGGTGLRKKHFQKPEIYCTSCNAQGFKERITRLAGGYMVKERVVCDTCKGKGKYRKKSSSDGCKHCAGKGLVVEEKPQTVYISRGSRHGDEFRLPQMADMEYGKETGDVVVVIEEDSSGSHQLERKGNDLHCTLNISLVDALTGFSTTVCETFDNRRLHLTIPPGKVVRPGNYFKFEGEGWPISNGASFGDMYVKINIEFPKDNWFNEKSEITALRNILPGLKSKESKQPDPLNTEEVFKYSILQSHDELPDYLAQEREKFNKQQQEEQRQSAFDNDYTQMPSECATQ
- the PDS1 gene encoding securin; the protein is MGNEGKENEISVQEYDNTSGLRTPLNQVKRSDSMIRGNRRPLASKDNNRTQSMLSVKNNAVGSHVDHTLKRPASNLVKNMPENKLKKYGSVLGMNSFMPRTKSLVLKDTELNERSEEEEEEENDEEDLPLFSTGNKTGLGLGFGSGLKALIKEKEDELQIEYAPKRQEELPHVPNGYEPFDQESIEKLKNHKSPFQVDPLHFDKDEYNNDNDLGTEPQLLSIESPKDDIISPYKHSGDYHNQHSSTTMELASDNESITIDLGEEYKGNGLNISELNSLLD